In one Thunnus maccoyii chromosome 12, fThuMac1.1, whole genome shotgun sequence genomic region, the following are encoded:
- the stk11 gene encoding serine/threonine-protein kinase STK11, whose amino-acid sequence MSTGELHHLDYLNENELMEMDTFIHRIDSTEVIYQPRRKRAKLIGKYLMGDLLGEGSYGKVKEMLDSETLCRRAVKILKKKKLRRIPNGEANVKKEIQLLRRLQHKNVIQLVDVLYNEEKQKMYMVMEYCVCGMQEMLDSVPEKRFPVFQAHGYFCQLLDGLEYLHSQGIVHKDIKPGNLLLTTDGALKISDLGVAEALHPFAEDDTCRTSQGSPAFQPPEIANGLDTFSGFKVDIWSAGVTLYNITTSLYPFEGDNIYKLFENIGKGDYTIPEECGPLLSDLLRGMLEYDPAKRFSIQNIRQHNWVRKKHPPSEPPVPIPASAESRDPWRSMTVVPYLEDLHGYTEEDDDELYDGEDEIIYTQDFTVPGQVAEEDQDQGNADHSPAVAKPVCVNGTEAGSLNSKAKAERRSSSSSNPSRKGVSTASKIRKLSTCKQQ is encoded by the exons ATGAGTACCGGGGAGTTACATCATCTTGACTATCTAAATGAAAACGAACTGATGGAGATGGATACTTTCATCCACCGTATTGACTCTACAGAGGTGATCTACCAGCCACGAAGGAAGAGGGCGAAGCTGATAGGAAAGTACTTGATGGGGGATCTGCTAGGGGAGGGATCTTACGGCAAAGTGAAAGAGATGCTGGACTCAGAGACACTTTGTCGCAGGGCTGTCAAGatactgaagaagaagaaactgaggAGGATTCCAAACGGAGAAGCCAATGTGAAAAA GGAGATTCAGCTGCTAAGAAGACTCCAACACAAGAATGTGATTCAGTTGGTGGACGTGCTCTACAatgaagagaagcagaaaat GTATATGGTGATGGAGTATTGCGTTTGTGGGATGCAAGAAATGCTGGACAGCGTCCCTGAGAAAAGGTTTCCAGTATTTCAAGCTCACGG gtaCTTTTGCCAACTCTTAGATGGCCTTGAATATTTGCACAGCCAGGGAATAGTTCACAAAGACATTAAACCAGGGAATCTGCTGCTGACCACAGACGGGGCGCTTAAAATCTCCGACCTGGGAGTAGCAGAG GCTCTTCACCCATTTGCAGAGGATGACACATGTCGCACCAGTCAGGGCTCTCCGGCCTTTCAGCCTCCAGAGATTGCCAATGGACTGGACACCTTTTCAGGATTTAAAGTGGACATTTGGTCTGCTGGAGTAACACT ATACAACATTACAACGAGCCTGTATCCGTTCGAGGGGGACAACATCTATAAGCTATTTGAGAACATTGGAAAAGGAGACTACACTATTCCTGAGGAGTGTGGACCCCTCCTGTCCGACCTGCTGCGAG GAATGCTTGAGTATGATCCTGCGAAGAGGTTTTCCATACAGAACATAAGACAACACAA CTGGGTGCGTAAGAAACACCCTCCATCTGAGCCTCCTGTGCCCATCCCTGCCAGCGCAGAGAGCAGGGACCCTTGGCGGAGTATGACGGTGGTGCCCTACCTGGAGGACCTGCACGGCTACACCGAGGAGGACGATGACGAGCTCTATGATGGAGAGGACGAGATCATTTACACTCAGGACTTCACAGTGCCAG GACAAGTGGCCGAAGAAGATCAGGATCAGGGGAACGCCGACCACAGTCCAGCTGTAGCCAAGCCGGTTTGTGTGAACGGGACAGAGGCGGGGTCTCTGAACAGCAAGGCCAAAGCCGAACGTcgatcctcctcctcatccaacCCCTCACGTAAAGGAGTCTCCACAGCCAGCAAGATCCGCAAGCTCTCCACCTGCAAACAGCAATGA
- the LOC121908672 gene encoding uncharacterized protein LOC121908672, giving the protein MSNDLPVLTSLTENSTDVPVSTGQVENYVLLLVLLSVFAGGTLVLLSLLLLFCHRCCMGGRRYSRASDDPEKTNTTYAEDSQPTQEITIRLDESDALSATSCHDGESERFVSTGSTGRRVSFNESALYEQEKTTQDKGRRYTLTEGDFHHLKKARLTHLHLPPAPCDLKILTIMECDSTESSTINISETRPPKLPLTIYQPTERRIPDWMGQSISGGLPGDPHHSIILDQGPMQASSAMKTQHTRSQTMEAIGDRAEAESERGMRGESTQAPGQTSVLHFFTKLRRHASLEGAGPYFRRWKFDSSHRAASLDAKGSPKRRPFQRQRAASETTDHTEDDSSPLRDDIESFPHTPIQTSGLQSLSAESLSHPASASTSSVFLSRLQLEAMVEVGGRREEPCLPTDDCHVQRQEEAIRNRSRVEKETKLGAVKRTEATGVGLESLEDDDLFGPQREAAIQERFEDMLRKTTDTKTDGATSDVRKKSEMEVDEGDEVVLGAEARRRTDSGSSFSFMIRQESLEAPPSLYRDIWSLRASLEQYASSDQSSTDRESIRSDADSVSSVGGAGARSGLDSCLSQDLDDEPEGEGDGEALEGGIRGASGGDSEMGSGAGGEGEAGNRKLLQMDSGYASIEAPSRAPEEMRLFGTPGAPRGKTASERRLFFTSSGRKGSVCESIEARLFQEELEDEMADSTEKEEKLKERPQTGSQSLTFQEPYQLMKSLHPQKPPESQSQLMSPLTKPIPQPSSPHRPRLRRRDYSIDEKTDALFNEFLRHDPRFDQQDSPLRSRHRSRVHLRKQWQRHKQYSDPGSSAGGRYSPSLERQRFTPLRRGDSAGYPLDTRYHSTLSRIASAADEEASEVAACEEAAKESAENKDPSSERVAGGATENTADTTSQGTNTTSCAELAGEADGCQVSTNIDTKSTSSQLPTTGTSHMDPKVDNRNNNSSQTILSEVSLQSESSLTDKLVVSVEERLYGGLRSAEKLGQGGAERVLTVSHTASPGFSPI; this is encoded by the exons ATGAGCAATGATTTGCCTGTTCTGACAAGTCTGACTGAGAACTCCACT GATGTGCCTGTGTCGACGGGCCAGGTGGAGAACTAtgtgctgctgttggtgctgctgagtgtttttgccGGGGGGACGCTGGTCCTGctctccctgctgctgctcttctgtCACCGCTGCTGCATGGGTGGACGACGCTACTCCAG AGCGAGCGATGACCCTGAAAAGACAAACACCACTTACGCTGAAGATTCTCAGCCCACCCAAG AGATCACCATTCGTCTGGATGAATCAGACGCTCTCTCAGCTACAAGCTGTCATGATGGAGAGTCGGAGCGATTCGTCTCCACTGGGTCTACTGGCCGCAGAGTCTCCTTCAACGAATCTGCACTCTACGAACAGGAGAAGACAACGCAGGACAAAGGACGCAG GTACACTCTCACTGAGGGAGACTTCCACCACCTGAAAAAGGCCCGGCTGACCCACCTCCACCTGCCTCCGGCCCCGTGTGACCTGAAGATCCTCACCATCATGGAGTGTGACTCAACAGAGAGCAGCACCATCAACATCAGTGAGACTCGACCTCCCAAGCTGCCCCTCACCATCTACCAG CCCACTGAGAGAAGAATCCCTGACTGGATGGGACAGAGCATCAGCGGAGGTCTGCCAGGAGATCCGCACCACTCCATCATCCTGGACCAGGGCCCCATGCAGGCCTCATCAGCCAtgaaaacacagcacacacgCTCCCAGACA ATGGAGGCTATCGGGGACAGGGCAGAGGCTGAGAGCGAACGGGGGATGAGAGGAGAATCGACTCAAGCTCCAGGCCAGACTTCAGTTCTACATTTCTTCACTAAACTGCGGCGCCATGCGAGTCTGGAGGGGGCTGGGCCTTATTTCAGGAGGTGGAAGTTCGACAGCAGCCACCGGGCTGCCAGTCTAGATGCCAAAG GATCCCCCAAGAGAAGGCCCTtccagagacagagagcagcaaGTGAAACCACTGATCATACAGAAGatgactcttctcctctgcgAGATGACATTGAGTCTTTCCCACACACTCCCATCCAAACCAGTGGCCTCCAGTCTCTGTCTGCAGAGTCTCTGTCTCACCCCGCCAGTGCATCGACATCCTCAGTCTTCCTCAGCAG GCTACAGCTGGAGGCCATGGTGGAGGTAGGTGGCAGGAGAGAGGAACCATGTTTGCCAACAGATGATTGTCACGTCCAAAGACAAGAGGAAGCCATACGCAACAGATCAAGagtagagaaagaaacaaagttaGGTGCAGTCAAAAGGACAGAAGCCACAGGAGTCGGGCTTGAATCTCTAGAAGATGACGACTTGTTTGGGCCACAACGAGAAGCTGCCATTCAGGAAAGGTTTGAAGACATGTTAAGAAAAactacagacacaaaaacagacgGTGCAACATCAGATGTGAGGAAAAAGAGTGAGATGGAGGTAGATGAAGGAGATGAGGTGGTGTTGGGGGCTGAGGCCAGACGAAGGACAGATTCAGgttcttctttttccttcatgATTCGCCAAGAGAGCTTGGAGGCCCCTCCCTCACTTTACAGAGACATTTGGAGCTTGCGAGCCTCTTTGGAGCAATACGCCTCCTCAGACCAGAGTAGTACAGACCGGGAGTCCATCCGCAGTGATGCTGACAGCGTGTCGTCCGTAGGCGGTGCAGGAGCTCGCTCTGGCCTGGACAGCTGTTTGTCCCAAGACCTGGATGATGAGCCTGAAGGTGAAGGGGATGGAGAGGCGTTGGAGGGAGGCATTAGAGGGGCGTCAGGTGGGGACAGTGAGATGGGAagtggagctggaggagagggTGAGGCGGGAAACCGGAAACTTCTTCAGATGGACAGCGGCTATGCCTCCATTGAAGCACCATCCAGGGCACCTGAGGAGATGCGGCTTTTCGGGACTCCTGGAGCACCTCGAGGCAAGACGGCGTCTGAGAGGAGGTTGTTCTTCACCAGCTCGGGGAGGAAAGGTTCAGTGTGCGAGAGCATCGAGGCCCGGCTGTttcaggaggagctggaggatgaGATGGCAGACagcacagagaaagaagagaaactaAAGGAGAGACCTCAAACTGGCAGCCAGTCGCTCACCTTCCAAGAACCATATCAACTTATGAAATCCCTTCATCCTCAGAAACCTCCGGAATCACAATCACAGCTAATGTCTCCTCTGACAAAGCCAATCCCTCAGCCCTCTAGTCCTCACCGACCTCGCCTCCGCCGCCGAGACTACAGCATCGATGAGAAGACAGACGCTCTTTTCAACGAGTTCCTCCGTCACGATCCACGGTTCGACCAGCAGGACTCTCCGCTGCGCTCCAGGCACCGATCCAGAGTTCACCTCCGGAAGCAGTGGCAGAGACACAAGCAATACAGTGACCCAGGGTCAAGCGCAGGAGGAAGGTACTCCCCATCTTTGGAGAGGCAGAGGTTTACTCCGCTGCGGAGAGGTGACAGCGCCGGTTATCCACTGGACACCAGATATCACAGCACACTCTCACGCATAGCGAGCGCTGCCGATGAAGAAGCCAGCGAAGTTGCGGCTTGCGAAGAAGCAGCCAAAGAGAGCGCAGAGAACAAAGACCCATCAAGTGAAAGAGTTGCTGGGGGAGCCACAGAAAATACAGCTGACACAACCTCTCAAGGCACCAACACAACGAGTTGTGCAGAGTTGGCTGGTGAGGCCGACGGTTGCCAAGTTTCTACAAATATAGACACAAAAAGCACAAGCAGCCAGTTGCCGACCACTGGGACAAGCCACATGGATCCGAAAGTcgacaacagaaacaacaacagtagTCAAACTATCCTATCAGAGGTTTCCCTGCAGTCAGAGAGCAGCCTGACAGACAAGCTGGTCGTGTCAGTGGAAGAAAGGCTTTACGGCGGCCTGCGGAGTGCAGAGAAGCTCGGCCAGGGAGGAGCAGAGCGTGTGCTTACCGTGTCTCACACAGCCTCGCCTGGCTTCAGTCCCATATAA